In Monodelphis domestica isolate mMonDom1 chromosome 3, mMonDom1.pri, whole genome shotgun sequence, the following proteins share a genomic window:
- the ANHX gene encoding anomalous homeobox protein isoform X2 gives MKHFLAVLEETRASPAPALELVHLAARLCHELQNGPPLGLEPLAEAVLGSPHWQYFLARMDVVRACVLVLTCRGQHQAACRLLEHCREAGEREQLIQLWNEIHYRKLMEKCHVDSLTPVQKFRCRKRNPPPPSLCPEGVKSRNFSKDVRQRLLAFAAGVTMNPNREQRGRLALETGLQAHQIYNWFANYRRRQRSSLQRQGGCQALPPGRESAPEAQAWLDPGPCNLQAQAGFQGDVHLGPPEAPLGPCELAWEPPMLGLRCPPEEGLTKLLDARFVRSNEMPVEKLGQDPRTLLLTSGPSYPLEGPSNAICPPASAARPGPVIPALAPWPDNFLLGPCEPLPGQVQEAAYGQALELLPPVPGMSHEPASTGALSPGPLSAFWDPRSSGFQAPAGRIAPRVGMDPRPEVVLGQPGLEVGSFMLREQQLRPLECVLPQSSSEMGMEKPPSPRQISSLDEPRDMEYGQNSSFPRRLRADPPSPLREAPPEEGGDVARFSPPRSTWPLRGAPAQPWRIWM, from the exons ATGAAGCATTTCCTGGCCGTCCTGGAGGAGACTCGGGCATCCCCAGCGCCCGCCCTGGAGCTGGTGCACCTGGCGGCACGGCTGTGCCACGAGCTGCAGAACGGGCCTCCGCTGGGGCTGGAGCCGCTGGCCGAGGCGGTGCTGGGCAGCCCGCACTGGCAGTACTTCCTGGCCCGCATGGACGTGGTCAGGGCGTGCGTGCTGGTCCTCACCTGTCGGGGCCAGCACCAGGCGGCCTGCCGGCTCCTCGAG CACTGCAGGGAGGCGGGCGAGAGGGAGCAGCTGATCCAGCTCTGGAACGAGATCCACTACCGCAAGCTCATGGAGAAGTGCCACGTGGACTCCCTCACCCCCGTGCAGAAGTTCCGCTGCAGGAAGAG GaacccccctcctccctccctgtgcCCCGAGGGCGTGAAGAGCCGCAACTTCTCCAAGGACGTGAGGCAGAGACTTCTGGCCTTTGCTGCAGGGGTGACCATGAACCCCAACAGGGAGCAGCGG GGGAGGCTGGCCTTGGAGACGGGCCTGCAGGCCCACCAGATCTACAACTGGTTTGCCAATTACCGCCGGCGTCAGCGGTCGTCCCTGCAGAGGCAGGGGGGGTGTCAGGCCCTTCCCCCAGGCAGGGAATCCGCCCCAGAAGCCCAAGCCTGGCTGGACCCCGGACCGTGCAACCTCCAGGCCCAAG CTGGATTCCAGGGAGACGTTCACCTGGGCCCACCAGAGGCCCCGCTGGGTCCTTGTGAGCTGGCATGGGAGCCACCCATGCTCGGCCTGAGGTGCCCCCCGGAGGAGGGGCTGACCAAGCTGTTGGATGCCAG GTTTGTGAGAAGCAACGAGATGCCGGTGGAGAAGCTGGGCCAGGACCCCCGGACCCTCCTGCTGACCTCAGGACCGAGCTACCCCTTGGAAGGCCCAAGCAACGCCATCTGCCCTCCTGCCTCCGCCGCCAGGCCAGGCCCCGTGATCCCTGCCCTGGCGCCCTGGCCCGACAACTTCCTGCTGGGCCCCTGTGAGCCCCTGCCGGGCCAGGTCCAGGAAGCAGCCTACGGCCAAGCACTGGAGCTCCTGCCACCCGTGCCAGGAATGTCGCACGAGCCGGCCTCCACAGGGGCGCTCTCCCCTGGACCCCTCTCTGCCTTCTGGGATCCCAGGTCCTCAG GTTTCCAAGCTCCAGCGGGCAGGATTGCCCCCAGGGTGGGCATGGACCCCCGCCCTGAAGTGGTCCTCGGCCAGCCGGGCTTAGAGGTGGGCAGCTTCATGCTTCGAGAACAGCAGCTCAGACCCCTCGAATGCGTCCTTCCACAAAG TTCCTCAGAGATGGGGATGGAGAAGCCGCCGAGCCCGCGCCAGATTTCCAGCCTGGATGAGCCCCGGGACATGGAGTACGGCCAG AATAGCTCCTTCCCTCGCCGACTCCGGGCCGACCCTCCTTCGCCTCTGCGGGAGGCTCCTCCAGAGGAGGGGGGTGACGTCGCCCGCTTCTCGCCCCCCAGATCCACCTGGCCCCTGCGGGGAGCGCCGGCGCAGCCTTGGAGGATCTGGATGTGA
- the ANHX gene encoding anomalous homeobox protein isoform X1, translating into MKHFLAVLEETRASPAPALELVHLAARLCHELQNGPPLGLEPLAEAVLGSPHWQYFLARMDVVRACVLVLTCRGQHQAACRLLEHCREAGEREQLIQLWNEIHYRKLMEKCHVDSLTPVQKFRCRKRNPPPPSLCPEGVKSRNFSKDVRQRLLAFAAGVTMNPNREQRGRLALETGLQAHQIYNWFANYRRRQRSSLQRQGGCQALPPGRESAPEAQAWLDPGPCNLQAQAGFQGDVHLGPPEAPLGPCELAWEPPMLGLRCPPEEGLTKLLDARFVRSNEMPVEKLGQDPRTLLLTSGPSYPLEGPSNAICPPASAARPGPVIPALAPWPDNFLLGPCEPLPGQVQEAAYGQALELLPPVPGMSHEPASTGALSPGPLSAFWDPRSSGFQAPAGRIAPRVGMDPRPEVVLGQPGLEVGSFMLREQQLRPLECVLPQSSSEMGMEKPPSPRQISSLDEPRDMEYGQIHLAPAGSAGAALEDLDVSKEEAEAVTSVRVPGESLNEQNSSDTFWAALLLFEFSGGNRV; encoded by the exons ATGAAGCATTTCCTGGCCGTCCTGGAGGAGACTCGGGCATCCCCAGCGCCCGCCCTGGAGCTGGTGCACCTGGCGGCACGGCTGTGCCACGAGCTGCAGAACGGGCCTCCGCTGGGGCTGGAGCCGCTGGCCGAGGCGGTGCTGGGCAGCCCGCACTGGCAGTACTTCCTGGCCCGCATGGACGTGGTCAGGGCGTGCGTGCTGGTCCTCACCTGTCGGGGCCAGCACCAGGCGGCCTGCCGGCTCCTCGAG CACTGCAGGGAGGCGGGCGAGAGGGAGCAGCTGATCCAGCTCTGGAACGAGATCCACTACCGCAAGCTCATGGAGAAGTGCCACGTGGACTCCCTCACCCCCGTGCAGAAGTTCCGCTGCAGGAAGAG GaacccccctcctccctccctgtgcCCCGAGGGCGTGAAGAGCCGCAACTTCTCCAAGGACGTGAGGCAGAGACTTCTGGCCTTTGCTGCAGGGGTGACCATGAACCCCAACAGGGAGCAGCGG GGGAGGCTGGCCTTGGAGACGGGCCTGCAGGCCCACCAGATCTACAACTGGTTTGCCAATTACCGCCGGCGTCAGCGGTCGTCCCTGCAGAGGCAGGGGGGGTGTCAGGCCCTTCCCCCAGGCAGGGAATCCGCCCCAGAAGCCCAAGCCTGGCTGGACCCCGGACCGTGCAACCTCCAGGCCCAAG CTGGATTCCAGGGAGACGTTCACCTGGGCCCACCAGAGGCCCCGCTGGGTCCTTGTGAGCTGGCATGGGAGCCACCCATGCTCGGCCTGAGGTGCCCCCCGGAGGAGGGGCTGACCAAGCTGTTGGATGCCAG GTTTGTGAGAAGCAACGAGATGCCGGTGGAGAAGCTGGGCCAGGACCCCCGGACCCTCCTGCTGACCTCAGGACCGAGCTACCCCTTGGAAGGCCCAAGCAACGCCATCTGCCCTCCTGCCTCCGCCGCCAGGCCAGGCCCCGTGATCCCTGCCCTGGCGCCCTGGCCCGACAACTTCCTGCTGGGCCCCTGTGAGCCCCTGCCGGGCCAGGTCCAGGAAGCAGCCTACGGCCAAGCACTGGAGCTCCTGCCACCCGTGCCAGGAATGTCGCACGAGCCGGCCTCCACAGGGGCGCTCTCCCCTGGACCCCTCTCTGCCTTCTGGGATCCCAGGTCCTCAG GTTTCCAAGCTCCAGCGGGCAGGATTGCCCCCAGGGTGGGCATGGACCCCCGCCCTGAAGTGGTCCTCGGCCAGCCGGGCTTAGAGGTGGGCAGCTTCATGCTTCGAGAACAGCAGCTCAGACCCCTCGAATGCGTCCTTCCACAAAG TTCCTCAGAGATGGGGATGGAGAAGCCGCCGAGCCCGCGCCAGATTTCCAGCCTGGATGAGCCCCGGGACATGGAGTACGGCCAG ATCCACCTGGCCCCTGCGGGGAGCGCCGGCGCAGCCTTGGAGGATCTGGATGTGAGCAAAGAGGAGGCGGAAGCAGTGACTTCTGTGCGG GTTCCGGGGGAGTCCCTGAACGAGCAGAACTCCAGCGACACTTTCTGGGCCGCTCTGCTGCTCTTCGAGTTTTCTGGGGGCAACCGCGTGTGA